ATGACACACGTGCCCCCTGGTCCTGACGCGCCTGGCGTCAACGACACGACTGACGCCATTGACGCCAAAGACCCGCCCGCGCGCGGCGGACGCCAGGCGCTGATCTGGTCCATCAAGATCGTCGTCTCAACAGGCTTGTTGTATCTGCTGCTCTCGCGTGTGGACCTGTCACGGCTCTGGGCCATCGCGCGCACGGCCTCGGTGACGTGGCTGGTCGTCGCACTCGGCCTGTACTTCGTCATGGTATTCATCAGTGCCTGGCGCTGGGGGGTCTTGCTGCACGCGCAGAACGTGGCCGTTGGCCTCGGGCCCTTACTGCGGTCGTACCTGGTCGCCACGTTCTTCAACAATTTCCTGCCGTCCAACATTGGCGGCGACGTCATCCGGGTGCGCGACACCGCTCGTGCCGCCGGCTCGAAAACGCGGGCCGCCACCGTGGTGCTGGTTGATCGTGGCATCGGCCTGCTCGCACTGGTCTTGATCGCGGCAGTGGGAGCGTCGATGACGACCACGGCGAGCCCGGTGATTGCGGCACTCGGACCCGGACTCTTGTGGCTCGCATTCGGTGTCGGGACGCTGGTTGGCGCCATTGTGTTACTGAGACCCAATGCCATCGGGAAGGCACTGGCACCGCTCAAGGCCCTCCATCAGGAATGGGTGGAAGAACGCATCAGCCGGCTCGTCAGTGCATTGGCGCGTTTTCGGGAGAGTCCGTCTGCCCTCGCCCTCGGGTTTGGCGGCGGCATCGTGGTGCAAGCCGTGCTCGTCCTCTTTTATGCGGCCATCGCGCAGGCGATCCTCGTGCCGATTCCGCTCGCGCACCTCGCGGTCCTCATACCGCTGTCGTTCATCGTGCAGATGGCTCCGGTTTCGGTGAACGGGCTTGGCGTGCGTGAGGCCACGTTCAGCTTTTATTTCGCGCGATTGGGCCTGCCGCTGGAGTCGGCATTCGCGCTTTCCTTCCTGGGCGCCGCGCTCGTGATGTTGTTCTCGCTCTCGGGCGGCGTCGCCAACCTCACGCAGCATCAGCGCCCGGCGGACTCTGGCCAGCGGACGATTTCGTAGAGCGACACCGGACCGGTTGTCACGAGTGGCCGCAGGTACGCCGCGTACGGCGGAAACCGGCCCTGCATCACCTCGGTGGCCGGCTCGTTGTAGGTGCGCCAGTCGATGGCGACATACCTCACCCCGCGTGCCCGCAGAAGGCGGAACGATTCTTCGTTGGGAAACCCATTGAGCGGAATCGCCTCTGCCTGAATGTCTGGCGGGATGAAATCACTGTACCCATTCACCAATGGCTGCCAGTGCCACATGGACCAGAACATGTGCTCGACGTGAGGAAACCACTCGCCACGGCGATACGGAAAGTGCAGCACGAGTGTGCCCGCTCTGGGCATGCCCGCCAGCACCTGATACGCCTCAGGAACGGGCGGCACAGGTCGCAGCGGCCACGACACGCGCAACTCGATGACGACCAGCGCCAGCAGCACCGGCACCAGCCAGGGCCGTCGTCGTCCGGATTTTGCAATCGCGGCGATGCCCATCCCTGCGAACACGGCGAGTCCCATCAGCACCAGGACACCGAATCGTGACGGCGCGCGCAGGAACGACATGAACGGGATGATGTCGGCCAGCCAGCCGTACAGCCCCGCGGCCGGTCCCAGCGATGCCCACACCGCCATCGTCGTCACACCGACGTAGAACCAGAACACTCGGCGCGCGTGCACAACGCGGGACGAAAGGGCCAGGCCCACCAGCGCCAGCCCGATGACGATGATCCCGGGGAACAGCACCTCACCGAGGCGACCCACATACGAATCAAGGCCCGCACGCCAGGACTCGGGCAGCACCTTGGTGAACGGGCCCGACTGTCCGCGCATGTACGTGCGATGGTCGGCCGACAAGTCGCGCGCCTCTTCGACATTGAGCGCCGACCGGAAACCCACCTCGTCGCGCATGGTCGCGTACGGCAGTGCGACAGGAGCCACCAGGAGTGCGGCGACAAGAACCGCGGCACCCAGGCCTGCCCAGTATTTGCGAGGATGCGGCTGCCCCACCGCAAACCACAACGCCGCGAATCCGACGGCCAGACCCATCATGATTCCGTAGTACGCACACGCGAGGACCGCGAACGTCAGCGTCGCGCCGAGCACACAACCTCGACGAAGACCGGGCGCCTCAGCGAAGCGGTGCCAGACAATCAGGACTAGTGGCACGACAAACACCAGCAGTAGCTGCACGTGGGCGGTGTGCGCCGAGACATACGCGGAGAACGCGAAGCCGGCCGCCGGGGGCACACCGGCCCAGGACGACCCTGTCAGGCGGCGCACGAGGTGCCAGGTCAGCACAAACGCCAACACGAGGCTGATGTAGACCACGATGTTGTGCGCGGCGATCGGATTGCCTGTGATCGCGTACACCGGCGCGGCCATTGCGCCTGCGACGAGGTTCGCCTCTGAGTACGCCAGCGTCCCCTGATGCGGATGGAAGATGTTTGCGTTGAAGACGTTCGCGGGGTCGGTGAGCAACGCGTGCGCGACCCACGCGACGTTCCACACGCTGAACTTCCCGTCGTGGGTATCAATGCGGGCCAGTTGCCCAGGCGCAGACATCATCGGCCAGGTCATGAGCGCCGCGAGGGCGCAGCCGGCGAGCGTGGCAAGCAGTGTCTGCCGTCTCATGCTCGCCTATCTGATAATCAGCGGCAGCACCCGCACGCCGAGGAATCGCGTATCGTTGTCCGGGCTTGGGGGCGGCACGAAGCCTGTATCGGTGGTGATCGCCAGGCGCCAGATGTAGCTGACCTGATCCTGCACGTTCTTGAATGGAAACCCACGATCCGGAGCGAACTGCACAATCGCAGTTTGGTTCGGCACTAGCGACACCGTCACGCGACGGCCTTCGAGGTTCAGATCGACAGTCGTGGGTAATGGACCAGCGCTCAGCATCAACTGAAGACGACGTTCCGGCAGGTTTGTGCGGACGAGGAGCTCCGCGCGCGACTGGCCGCGAGTCCAGAAGCTCAGGCCATCGGCCTCGCGAAGCCATGAATTCTTGTCGAGGTACATCAACCCAAATCCCGGGTGGCCTGGCTTGGCTCCGAATCCGCGTACCATCAGGTCTCGCTCGGTCGTGACCGGCAGGTCGTTGTAATTGGTCAGCTCGACGGGCAGCAAGCGGAGCGGGCCGCTGAAGGCGCGATCGCCTGGCCGCATCGATGTGTCGAATGGACTCAACACGAGAGGCGCCATGAACAATCCGCCCACCAGCCACGGGACCAGCGACGCCGCGATTGACCGAATGGGCGGGAGCAGAAATACGGCCACGCCGTACACGCCCATGAAGTAGCGATTGCCGACCGAGCCTCCACCGCCCATGAATGTGTAGGGCAGCGTGATGAGGAAGACGATCATTTGCGCCGCGATACCCGCGAGCACGAACCACTGCCACGTGTGTCGCTGCTGTCCCGCAGTGAGAAGGGCGACAACGGCAAACACAAACGGGAAGAAGTAGGCCACCATCCCGCCATAGCGGCCGATCCAGAAGTAGCCGAGATTCGCCCGCAGATTGCTCCACAACATCTGCGGATCAAACCAGACGTTTGTGAGCGCTTTGCTCGTTTCCCGTGGCTCGCACACATCGAGCCCCGCGGCAGGAGTCTCAAGCGGAAACGCGTTGTGACACGTCCGCCTGTCGAAGCCGCCCTGGTAGTTCCACTCCCCGCTGATGGCAAGGTTTGTCCCAAACCCAAGCCCCGCAGAAAGCGCAAACCCGGCGGCGACGATGGCGGCCCGTTTCCATTCCCTCTTCCACAGCCACCAGAGCCCCATCGGAAGGCCGAGCAACGCGTTTGTCAGTTTCGAGAACGTGAGGAGGCCAATGATCACCGCCGCCGCAACATCTGAGGCTGGGCCCCTGAGCCACGCGGTGCGAGCCGAAGACGGCGTCGGCGCCACGAACTTGTAGAGCCAGCAGAAGTACGCGAGCAGGCCGAGCGAGAAATTGAATAACTCCGGCGCGATCCACGCCCAGTAGACGGGCACAACTGTCGGAAACACAAAACCAGCCGCCAGCACCAGGCTGACGCCTGCGGCTGACCGCGCGCTGATGAACGCGTACGCACAGAAGAAGCCCAGTGCCAGTAATAGGCTGTTGAGGATGTAAAAGCCCTTGGTGCCAAAGACCGCGACAAAGGGCGCGGCGACCAAGGGATACACAAACGACTTGCCGTAGAAGAGGCGGCTCTGGTCCGAATCAGGCTGGCCATTCAACGTGAGCCCGCGCTTCAGAAAGACGCCGCTCGGCCCGCCAGGAAATTCGCGCCGGGTCCGCGCGAGGTCTTCGTGACGGTACTCGAGGTCGAAGTCGCGCGCGAGGCTGTGCCCCATCAGGTAGTAGGTGGCCTCGTCGCTTTGAAAACCAGGCGCAGCGGTCGGGTCTGCGTTGGTGCGCCTGACGCCAACGGGATCCATCCACAGCGCGATACCGGCAAGGACGATAAATACCGCCGCCGCCGAGACCCAGCCGGCGCGCCAGCGCGCGTCAGCCGTTGCCGGCATCACGCGCGGGCCTTCCCTGTCAGAAATCCGAGATCCATTTCCTCGGCCACCCGCCGGTGCCGCGGCCGCGACTCCTGATGCAGCACGCTGTAGAGCTGCTCCATCTTCCGGACAAAGGCCGTGATGTCATATGACTCTGCCGTCTTGCGCGCTGCTGTTCCAAGGCGCTGTCTCTCGGCTGGCGAATCCACCAGCCGGATGATGCGGTCGGCGAGCGCCCGGGCATCCCGCCGCGGGACAATGAGCGCATCTTCGTCGGGCGTCAGCACCTCCATCAATCCATCGGCATCGGTGGCGACGATGGCGCGTGAGGCGGCGAGGGCTTCGAACACGGTGAGGGGGGTGCCTTCCCACAGCGACGGGAAGACCGAGACGTCAAACGCCGCGAGCGCGCTGCGCACATCTTTCACAAACCCGCCGAAGACAAAACGGTCCCCGAGGTTGAGTGCGGCGGCCTGGGCTTCCAGACTCGCCAGCAGCGGCCCTTCCCCGAACAGGAAGAACCGCGCGTTCGGCCGGGCATCCACAACCAGCCGCGCGGCCTCGACCAGGTACTGATTGCCCTTGGAGTCGTGAAGCCGAGTGACCGTCCCCATCACCACGTCGTCCTGCCCCACGCCGAGCGCGGCGCGCGCCGCCGCCCGCTCGCCGGCGGTCACGGCCTGACCAAACTCATCGAGTGGCGCGCCAAGATACACGACCTTGGTTCTCTGGGGCCGCACCAGGCGTGCCCCGGTGACAAACTCTGCCGTGCTCTTTGAGACGGCGAGCGCCACGTCGGTGTACGGCTCCAGCGTCCAGTCCGCCACTTTCTGAAACCACGGAGTGCTGGTGAGGTTCGCATGTTCGTGCAGCACCACGGGAATGCCGCGCATCGCCGCGGCGAGGCGCCCAAATGTGGTGGCGCCATAACCGTGCAGATGCAGGATGTCGATGTGTTTTGCGTCGATGATGCGCAGCAGTGCGAACAGGGTGCGGGGATCGAACTTGCCTCGCTCCAGATAGGTGATGTCAATGCCCAGCGAGTCCAACGTCTCTTCAGACAAATCGCGTTTGCGCAGGCTGACGAGCGAGACCTTAAACCGTGACGCATCAAACCTGGGGATCATCCACGCGAACAGGCGCTTGACGCCGTGCATTCGCGACCCCTCCCAGCCCAGGTGGTCACAGACTTGGAGGATATTTAGCGGGCGCTCGGTTGGCATGAAGGGGACGTTCGCAGGACCGGCGTCATTTTAGCGCCCATGTAGAATCTGCTGCAATGATCTCCAGGGCCGCGCAGTTGGCATTCCGAGTGCTCCTCGCCAGTGGCCTGATGTGGCTGGCCACGAGGAATGCCTCGTGGACCGATATCGCCGGTGCGGTGAAAGCGGGTTCGTTGTCATGGTTCGGCGTGTGCCTCGGGCTTGTGGTGATCGACCGCGCGCTGATGGCCTGGCGGTGGATGGCACTCCTGCGCGCCGTGGAAACTCCGCCCTGCGTCCCCCGGCACCAGATAGTCAGAATTTTCTTCGTGAGCACTTTTGTCGGGACATTCTTACCTGGCGGTATTGGCGGAGATGCGGTCCGCGCCCTCAGCTTGTCGCGACTGGGTGCGCCGACCCAACTGGCCGTGGGATCGGTCGCGGTGGACCGCCTCCTGGGTACCGTCTCCGTTCTGCTGATGGCCGCCGGCGGCTCGATCCTCGTGGGGCGGCTCATCGACGGCCGCCTCCTCGCGGTCTCCATCGTCATTGCGATTCTTGGCGTGGCCGGCACAATCCTGTTGCTGTTCGATTCAAGGATTCTGGCCGGTCTCGTGCGTTGGGCCGGGCGCAGATTCCCGAGAGTAGAACGGCTCGCGCAGAAGTTTCTGACCGCGATTCGCCAGTATGGCGGTCATCGGGGCGTACTCATCGGGGTGCTGCTCGCCTCGATCGGCGTTCAAGCGCTGCGATCGGCACAGGCGTGGTGCCTGGGGCTCGCCATAGGCCTGACCTTGGGCGGCGGGTGGTATTTCGCCCTCATTCCCTTCGGAGTGCTGGCCTTCCTGCTGCCCCTCTCGGTGTCTGGCCTGGGCGCCGGCGTGGCCTCGTTCGTTCCGTTATTCGCCCTTGCCGGATTGCCGAGGGAAGAGGCCTTCGCGCTCGGGTTGCTCTTCTGGTTCCTCGGCGTGCTTGGTAATCTGCCGGGCGGGATTTTGATGGTCCTTGGCTCAAATTCCTCTCGATCCGGCTTGGCGTCCAGCTTGCATAAGTAGTGACGCGGCGGCCCTATCGGCGGACCGATTCACGTCCGATACGGCCTTCAGTCTGTGCTTTTTGCAAGAGGGCCCCATATGCCGATCACGTTTTTCGCCCGCCGCTCCACATACCTGTCAACTGCGGCGCTGCTGCTCGTCGTTGCCGCCGGTTGCGAGCAGAGCAAAACCGCCAATCCGCTCAGTCCCCAAATTGCCGGGCCGCTGGCGAACGTGGACATCACCGTGCCCAAGGCCCTGGAACCCGGGACCGGCTGGAAGATCGAAGATAAGAACCAACCCATCACACTGCTGATTGAAAACCCGTCGAGCAGCAGCCCACGCCCGTTCACTTTGCGTGTGGAGGTGGCGACCGATGCCACGTTCGCCAACGCCGTCTTCACGGCCAACAACATCGGACCTGGCCCGAACGGGCGCACCGCCGTGCGCCTGCCCGACAAACTCGCGCCCGGACGCAGTTACCTCTGGCGCGCCCGGGCCGAGGATGGCGCCAACAACAGCGAATGGTCGGCTGCGGCGCAGTTCGACGTCCTGATGCCCATCTTCATCGGCACGCCTGTGGCGAAGTCTCCGGTGGGCAACGTTCGAGTCGAGTCTCGCACGCCCACACTGGTCGCCGCCAATGCGGTCACCACGGGGCCGCACGGCGCGCTCTTCTATTTCTTCCAGATTTCTGGCACAGACACGTTCGGAGGTCAGGCAGCAAGCGCCGAGGCCCCCGTGAACCCCGGAGGTGAGACGTCACTCGCCATCCCGTCGGCCCTTCCCTACGACACAACGGTCTACTGGCGCGTCCGAATCACCGATGGTCTGAATGTGGGCGCCTGGTCCAAGACAGAGGTCTTCCGGACGCCCGTCGCACCCGTGGTGGTGCCGCCTCCCCCGCCGCCAGGTGGCGGCAGTGGTGGTGGCGGTGGCGGCACGGGCGGATCCTGCGCCGGTAACAACGGCGACGCCATCGTGCAGTGCATCGCGGCCAAGTACCCGCAGTATCTGGTCCCTGTGGGTTCGCTCGGGCAACGTCAGAGCAACATGATGTTCCTGCGCGACCGGATCATCGAAGCTGGCCGCTGTGGCGGCCTGGACCTCGCCTGGAACCTCAAGCGCGGCGGCCCCGAGATCAGCATCGACTTCCTGGTGCACATGGACAACGGTACGCTCCGGGGTATCGATATCGCCTTTGACTACGACAACATCAGCACGCCGTTGAAGCTCTACTGGGGCGAAGGAACGTTCCCCTACTACGGCGGCTACCCGCAGTTCAGTTGTTCAGGCGTGTAGCGCCACGGACCATCGGTACAAAAAGAAAGGGGCAGGCGCCGCAAGCGCCTGCCCCTTTTGTCTTGAGTCCCTGCGGCTTAGAACTTGATCCGGACGCCGCCGCCGATCTGGAATCCACCAACATCCAGCTTGGTGGTCGAGGTCAGGTTGACCTTCGCTGCCGAATACCGCGCGAAGGCGCCGACGCCAATGTTCTTCGTAATGAGGTACCGCCCGTCCACGCCGGCCATCACGCCCCACACGGACTTGTCGACGGTCTCGAGGTCCACTGTGACGGTCGGGCTGCTGCCTTCGACCACGGAGGCGCCCACCACCGTCTCGTGCTGCACGGCCGCGACGGTCGGGCCCAGCATCGCCATGACTTCAAACTTCTCGGTGACCGGAATCATCCAGCCGATCAGGACGCTGGTCCACAACTCCGAATGTTTCATGCCGGCCACGCTGCCGCTCACAGACCGAGCCTGGTCGTAAAACGCGGGGTGGGGAATCACCGCGGTGGTGAGCCCATCGCTGTCCGCCTTGCGGCCCGAGACGCTGAGCGCCACGGCCATGTTGCTCCACACACGAATGCCGCCGGTCACGTCCCAGATGGCCGAGCCTTTGATTTCGCGGGTGGTGTCTATCGTTGCTGTTTCGTCATACAACGGGAATGAGAGCGTGGTTGCGACATCCTTCTTTCCAGTCTGGACGCCTCCACTCACGTTCAAGAACACCCGATCGGTCCACTGGAGCATCTGGGCGTGGGCGTCGGCCCCTCCCAGGAGCATGGCGCTGAAAACAGTTCCTACCACTACTCTCTTCATCATTTCGGTCCTTTAATCGAGTCTCACTGGGCCCGATGGCCTGGCACTGCGCCGCATCCGCATTCAATTTCACTTAGGCGCTGACTGGGATATCATACAACGCACGTCCATGGTAATGGCTGGTGCGTGAGCCCAGCAACGGAAAAACTCGTTGGAGAAACTCTCAGCATGCGTACGACTTCTGCATTCGCCCTCGTGTCCGGCACCCTCATCCTGGCGGTGGCTGTGGCCTGCAGCCAGCCCGGCACCCAGTCGATTCCATCACCGACCGCACCGGCCTCTGATGATCTGGGCCCGGGCGGATCCACGCTGAAGGTTCCGGCACCAACACTGCAGTCACCTGCCAACAACCAGCAGGTGACCACGACGACGAACATTTCGCTCGTCTCCACCAACGTGTCCGGCACCAACATCTCGTTCCCGGTCACCCTCGAGTATGAAGTGCGACTGCTCGGCAGCAACCCTGCCGGGACGCTGATCGCCAATCCGAAGGTTCCGCAGTCGAGCGGCGCCACCACAACCTGGGTGCTGCCCAACCAGCTCGATACCAGTGCCCTGTATACCTGGCGCGTCCGCGCCACCTATAGCGGTGCGTTCGGCCCCTGGTCCTCAACCTTCACGTTCAAGGCGCCGGACATTCCACCCTCCTACATCCGAGGCAATGAGATCTTCGACTCATTGACCGATGGTAAGACCGTCGGCACGGTGTTTGGCAACGTGCAGTGGCTGCCGGGCGTTGGTGTCAAGCTGCTTGATCAGACCAGCCGCATCACCTACACGCTGCCCACCACGTTGACTGAAGGCACCTTCTCAATGATGGTCAAGGGTGTTGATGAGTCCAACCCCGGCGACAAGTCGAAGATCATGTCGATGCAGGAAAATGGTGGTGACATTACGTCCAACGACTACCGCATGACCGCGGAACTCCGTGGCCGTGCCTACGTCACGCCAGGTGCCGTTCAGGCCCGCATCATCACCGGCGATGCCGGGGACGAAGAGCACATTCACGACACGCCGCGCATTGTGGTCGACTTCAACGACGAAGAGTGGTACCTGTGGCGCTGCACCTGGCGCAATGACCTCTTCACCCTGGAAGTCAGGCGCGGTGGGCCCAACGGCCAGGTCATGTACAGCGCCACGCGGGGCACGAGTACGCGCGCCTATCGCCCCATCCCGCACGTCATTCACATCGGCGCTCCCGTCGGACGCGCCGGTGCCATCGACGCGACCGCCGCGGGCATGATCGCGAAGAACCTCTGGGTATCGCCACTGCAGACGCGGCCGCAGTTCCCGTTCCCGGACGTGCTGGCAAGCCCTTCCGCCCGCCGCTAGTTCGATCGTTTTTGTGACGCACGAAGGGCGGCCACCTCGGCCGCCCTTCGTGTGTCCGGGCCCTTCTCTTGACTCACTTCTCCGTTGGTGGAACGATCTCCTCGCCCATGATTCGAACCGTCAACCGCGGCCTGGTCTTCATGGTCGCCGTTGGCGTGCTCCTGTCCTCGTGGGCGATGCTCCCCTCGTTCATCGACCTGCCTCTCTATTTCCTGATTGCGGCGATCTTCACCTTGCCGGGCTGGTGGCTGGCCCGTTGGGTTGCCGGTGACGACGCCGACGCGTTGAGCCGCGCCATTCTGGCGTTGCCGCTGGGGTACGTCGCCGGCGCCGTGACCTGCGCGGCGCTGCGACTGGTGGGTGTCTCGTCCCCCTTCGCCGTGCTGGCGGCCATCACCGGCCTCGCCCTGGTGCTGACTATGGGCCTTCCGGCGGCCGCAACCTGGCGTCATCGCGCTCGTCCGGCTGGACGCGCCCGATCGCCTCGCCCTCGCCGTGTTGTGGCTGCTGACGCTCGGAGTGGTGGGGCCAGTGTTTGCACTGGTCGGGAACACAACGCCCCTGGGCCTGGCGTATCGTGCGTACTTCAACGCAGATCTCTTCGTCCACATGACGGTGGTCGCTGAATTCGCCAAGGGCACGGTGCCACTGGCCAATCCCTTCTCACCGCTCGAAGCATTCCCCTACTACTGGACCTACTTCACACTGCCTGGGGTCTTTTCGCAGCTGAGGCCGGTACTGCCCGTGGACCCGGCCATCATGCTTACGGATACGGCGATGGCGCTGGTGTTCATCAGCGTCGGCTTCCTGGCCGTCCGCAATTTCGGCGCGTCCGCGCTGGCCACTGCGATCTCGTGGTCCACGATTCTGCTCGCCTCGAGCTTCGAGGGTGCGTATTTCTTGTGGGATCAAATCGCGACCGGCAGGCCCATCGCCGAATTCCGTACATGGAACATCGACGCCGTCACGCGGTGGGTCTGGAATCTGCCGGGCGTGGATGGGTTCCAGCGCGCGATGTGGTGGACCCCCCAGCACCTGATGGCGCTGACCCTGGTGTTCATCCTGCTGCTCGTCGTCGCCCGCGCCCGACGAGCCAATACGCTGGCCCCCTCGATTCTCGAGGGGCTGCTGCTGGGCGCGATGCTCGCGATCAGCAGCTTTAATGGAACGCTCCTCGTGGGGTCGTACGCCGTCGCGCAGGTGGCGATCCTGGCTGCCGAGCGTGGCCGCGGGTTCGGCGCCTGGTTTGTCTCGCGCTCGGTAGCCGCAGTCATGGTGTTGCTCTTGCTTGGCCTCACGCTCGGTCTTGGCATGGTGC
This Acidobacteriota bacterium DNA region includes the following protein-coding sequences:
- a CDS encoding flippase-like domain-containing protein → MISRAAQLAFRVLLASGLMWLATRNASWTDIAGAVKAGSLSWFGVCLGLVVIDRALMAWRWMALLRAVETPPCVPRHQIVRIFFVSTFVGTFLPGGIGGDAVRALSLSRLGAPTQLAVGSVAVDRLLGTVSVLLMAAGGSILVGRLIDGRLLAVSIVIAILGVAGTILLLFDSRILAGLVRWAGRRFPRVERLAQKFLTAIRQYGGHRGVLIGVLLASIGVQALRSAQAWCLGLAIGLTLGGGWYFALIPFGVLAFLLPLSVSGLGAGVASFVPLFALAGLPREEAFALGLLFWFLGVLGNLPGGILMVLGSNSSRSGLASSLHK
- a CDS encoding glycosyltransferase family 4 protein — encoded protein: MHGVKRLFAWMIPRFDASRFKVSLVSLRKRDLSEETLDSLGIDITYLERGKFDPRTLFALLRIIDAKHIDILHLHGYGATTFGRLAAAMRGIPVVLHEHANLTSTPWFQKVADWTLEPYTDVALAVSKSTAEFVTGARLVRPQRTKVVYLGAPLDEFGQAVTAGERAAARAALGVGQDDVVMGTVTRLHDSKGNQYLVEAARLVVDARPNARFFLFGEGPLLASLEAQAAALNLGDRFVFGGFVKDVRSALAAFDVSVFPSLWEGTPLTVFEALAASRAIVATDADGLMEVLTPDEDALIVPRRDARALADRIIRLVDSPAERQRLGTAARKTAESYDITAFVRKMEQLYSVLHQESRPRHRRVAEEMDLGFLTGKARA
- a CDS encoding flippase-like domain-containing protein is translated as MTHVPPGPDAPGVNDTTDAIDAKDPPARGGRQALIWSIKIVVSTGLLYLLLSRVDLSRLWAIARTASVTWLVVALGLYFVMVFISAWRWGVLLHAQNVAVGLGPLLRSYLVATFFNNFLPSNIGGDVIRVRDTARAAGSKTRAATVVLVDRGIGLLALVLIAAVGASMTTTASPVIAALGPGLLWLAFGVGTLVGAIVLLRPNAIGKALAPLKALHQEWVEERISRLVSALARFRESPSALALGFGGGIVVQAVLVLFYAAIAQAILVPIPLAHLAVLIPLSFIVQMAPVSVNGLGVREATFSFYFARLGLPLESAFALSFLGAALVMLFSLSGGVANLTQHQRPADSGQRTIS